The proteins below come from a single bacterium genomic window:
- the tsaD gene encoding tRNA (adenosine(37)-N6)-threonylcarbamoyltransferase complex transferase subunit TsaD produces MGTNGPILGIETSCDETAAAVAAPDGHILANIIFSQTVHTAYGGVVPELASREHAGRLPSVVEQALAKANLTWNDLAGIAVTAGPGLVGCLLVGVAYARAAARARNLPLYAINHLEGHAHTPAMAAPEMAYPYLVLIASGGHSSLVVVDEPGHFREIGRTRDDAAGEALDKVGKLIGLDYPAGPHLDRIGAHGNPDTIPFPRARFDGQGYDFSFSGVKTAAAQDWNDRRAGRKPEINLSDWVASFESAVVDALCDNLFRAAEDLRIKAISVAGGVARNRRLRAKVSAWAERTGRRAVTPPPEWCADNAAMIAAVGLYQQPCDDPLALDAYPNWGLGRPLPLGVNP; encoded by the coding sequence GTGGGAACCAACGGGCCGATTCTGGGGATTGAAACCTCCTGCGACGAGACCGCCGCGGCGGTCGCCGCCCCCGACGGACATATCCTCGCCAACATTATCTTCTCGCAAACGGTGCACACCGCCTATGGCGGCGTCGTGCCGGAATTGGCCTCGCGCGAGCATGCCGGACGCCTTCCCTCCGTGGTCGAGCAGGCGCTGGCCAAAGCGAATCTGACCTGGAATGATCTGGCCGGCATCGCGGTCACGGCCGGACCGGGCCTGGTCGGATGTCTGCTGGTTGGTGTCGCCTATGCCCGCGCGGCGGCGCGCGCACGCAACCTCCCGCTTTATGCCATCAACCATCTGGAAGGCCACGCCCACACACCGGCGATGGCCGCCCCGGAGATGGCATATCCGTATCTCGTCCTGATCGCTTCCGGCGGGCATTCATCGCTGGTGGTCGTCGATGAACCGGGGCATTTCCGCGAGATCGGCCGCACACGCGATGACGCCGCCGGCGAAGCGCTCGACAAGGTCGGCAAGCTGATCGGCCTCGATTATCCGGCCGGCCCGCACCTGGACCGCATCGGCGCGCACGGCAACCCCGACACCATTCCCTTCCCGCGCGCCCGTTTCGACGGCCAGGGGTATGACTTCTCCTTTTCCGGCGTGAAGACCGCCGCGGCGCAGGACTGGAACGACCGCCGCGCCGGGCGCAAACCCGAAATCAATCTCTCCGACTGGGTCGCCTCCTTCGAGAGCGCGGTGGTCGATGCCCTCTGCGACAATCTCTTCCGCGCCGCGGAGGATTTGCGCATCAAGGCCATCAGCGTCGCCGGCGGCGTAGCGCGCAACCGCCGCCTGCGCGCCAAGGTCAGCGCCTGGGCCGAACGCACCGGACGGCGGGCGGTAACCCCGCCTCCCGAATGGTGCGCCGACAACGCGGCCATGATCGCCGCCGTCGGACTGTATCAGCAACCCTGCGACGACCCGCTTGCGCTCGACGCCTACCCGAATTGGGGACTGGGACGCCCCCTGCCGCTCGGAGTCAACCCATGA
- the lptB gene encoding LPS export ABC transporter ATP-binding protein: MHTVGLVKTYRRRRVVDGVSVAISPGEIVGLLGPNGAGKTTTFYLTIGFIKPDAGDVFLGERKITRLPMYRRARLGIGYLSQEPSVFRKMTVEGNILAILETQKLSRPERRARLEELLNELSIAHVAKSKGYQLSGGERRRVEIARALATRPKFMLLDEPFAGIDPIAVEDIQGIVAGLKAKGLGVLITDHNVRETLAITDRAYIMCDGEILKEGTSEYLANDPEARKIYLGEKFRLN; this comes from the coding sequence CTGCATACGGTCGGGTTGGTGAAGACCTATCGCCGGCGGCGGGTGGTTGATGGCGTCTCGGTGGCTATCAGCCCGGGGGAAATTGTCGGGCTGCTGGGACCCAACGGCGCCGGCAAGACCACCACCTTCTACCTCACCATCGGTTTCATCAAGCCCGATGCGGGGGACGTCTTCCTCGGCGAGCGCAAGATCACCCGGCTGCCGATGTACCGCCGCGCCCGTCTCGGCATCGGTTACCTCTCGCAGGAGCCCTCGGTTTTCCGCAAGATGACCGTCGAGGGCAACATCCTCGCCATCCTCGAGACCCAGAAACTGTCCCGCCCCGAGCGCCGCGCCCGTCTGGAGGAACTGCTCAACGAACTAAGCATCGCCCACGTGGCCAAGTCGAAGGGGTATCAGCTTTCCGGAGGCGAGCGCCGCCGGGTCGAAATCGCCCGCGCCCTGGCGACCCGTCCCAAATTCATGCTCCTCGATGAGCCCTTCGCCGGCATCGACCCGATCGCCGTCGAGGACATCCAGGGGATTGTCGCCGGCCTCAAGGCCAAGGGGCTGGGGGTGCTGATCACCGACCACAACGTCCGCGAGACGCTGGCGATCACCGACCGGGCCTACATCATGTGCGACGGCGAAATTTTGAAGGAAGGCACCTCGGAGTATCTCGCAAATGACCCCGAGGCGCGTAAGATATATTTGGGGGAGAAGTTCCGTCTGAACTGA
- the nadC gene encoding carboxylating nicotinate-nucleotide diphosphorylase: MRAANVPFLIPTAAYRRALRRAVDIALREDLGTGDRTTQALGLKGKPGRAILLAKDDGVLAGADAFAACFRRLDRRCRITWKIREGHRFRSRTAVAIVRGNAAALLSAERCALNFVAHLSGIATESAAMAARLPKQGARLLDTRKTTPGLRLLEKRATLLGGAVNHRLGLHDALMLKDNHILAAGGLAAAITAAQRHRGRRRLICEIQSPAQIELALRLGVDWLLLDNFTVAQLRQATRAIRQWQRRHGQAITIEASGGVTARNIAAIARTGVDFVSSGHITHSARSINFSLEWDGTPQRGVRRAAR, encoded by the coding sequence ATGAGAGCCGCAAACGTCCCGTTTCTCATTCCGACCGCCGCCTACCGTCGCGCGCTGCGGCGTGCGGTCGACATCGCTCTGCGTGAAGATCTGGGGACCGGCGACCGCACCACGCAGGCGCTCGGCTTGAAGGGGAAACCGGGGCGCGCCATCCTCTTGGCCAAGGACGATGGCGTCCTGGCCGGGGCCGATGCCTTCGCCGCCTGCTTTCGCCGATTGGATCGGCGCTGCCGGATTACCTGGAAGATACGCGAGGGGCATCGCTTCCGTTCGCGGACCGCCGTCGCGATTGTGCGCGGCAATGCCGCCGCGCTGCTGTCCGCCGAACGCTGCGCCCTCAATTTCGTTGCGCATCTCTCCGGCATCGCCACCGAGAGCGCGGCGATGGCCGCGCGCCTGCCGAAACAAGGGGCGCGCCTGCTCGACACGCGTAAGACCACTCCCGGGCTGCGGCTGCTGGAAAAACGCGCCACGCTCCTGGGCGGCGCGGTCAATCACCGCCTCGGACTCCATGATGCGTTGATGTTGAAGGACAATCACATCCTCGCCGCCGGCGGACTCGCGGCCGCCATCACCGCCGCGCAACGCCATCGGGGCCGGCGCCGGCTGATCTGCGAGATCCAGTCGCCGGCGCAGATCGAACTCGCCCTGCGCCTGGGCGTCGATTGGCTACTTTTGGACAACTTCACCGTCGCGCAACTGAGACAGGCGACACGCGCCATCCGGCAATGGCAGCGCCGGCATGGCCAGGCCATCACGATTGAGGCCTCCGGCGGAGTCACCGCGCGCAACATCGCCGCCATTGCCCGCACCGGCGTCGATTTTGTCTCCTCCGGCCACATCACGCATTCGGCGCGTTCGATCAACTTCTCGCTGGAATGGGATGGCACGCCGCAACGCGGCGTTCGACGCGCCGCGCGCTGA